Proteins encoded within one genomic window of Phototrophicus methaneseepsis:
- the cofC gene encoding 2-phospho-L-lactate guanylyltransferase codes for MTIWAIVPVKPLRRAKTRLADVLTSDQRYQLAEMMLRQVLAVLDSAPQITGTLVISRDPEALSIARDMGARTIQESSASDLNPALTRATEIIRVWGAGATLIIPADLPFVNVADIAAIAHQGRNGPCVVISKDLAGLGTNALLVRPPGLITYAYGEDSYTLHTEAAQRAGAAVYTYDSDSLMLDIDVPEDLVRYNQLVGNGEFTLLTRMLPDISISPSDMPTTGGNNG; via the coding sequence ATGACTATCTGGGCCATTGTGCCTGTTAAACCGCTTCGGCGGGCGAAAACACGACTTGCGGATGTGCTGACGTCTGATCAGCGCTACCAATTGGCAGAGATGATGCTGCGGCAGGTGCTTGCCGTACTGGATAGTGCGCCTCAAATTACGGGGACACTCGTCATCAGCCGCGACCCTGAAGCGCTTTCCATCGCCCGCGATATGGGCGCGCGCACGATTCAAGAGAGCAGCGCATCCGATTTGAACCCGGCTCTGACGCGTGCAACTGAGATTATCCGCGTCTGGGGTGCCGGCGCGACGTTGATCATTCCGGCGGATTTACCTTTTGTCAATGTGGCGGATATTGCCGCTATTGCGCATCAGGGCCGTAATGGGCCGTGCGTTGTGATTTCAAAAGATTTAGCAGGTTTAGGGACGAACGCGCTTCTGGTGCGGCCGCCCGGTTTAATTACTTATGCTTATGGCGAAGATAGCTATACGCTCCACACAGAGGCCGCCCAAAGGGCAGGGGCCGCTGTTTATACTTATGATTCCGATAGTTTAATGCTCGATATTGATGTACCGGAGGACCTGGTGCGCTACAATCAGCTCGTTGGAAACGGAGAATTTACATTATTGACTCGCATGTTGCCGGATATTTCCATTTCCCCAAGTGACATGCCTACAACAGGAGGTAACAATGGCTGA
- the cofD gene encoding 2-phospho-L-lactate transferase: MALNQVENQVQNKRVVVIVGGVGGVKLALGLQMILPPEQLTVIVNTGDDFWHYGLRVCPDIDTVLYTLGGRVDPVNGWGLTDDTHIVLGALREYGEEGWFGLGDKDIATHMLRTHLLREGHTLTQVIAYLAKQQGVRPTVLPMTNDPVATIVDTEEYGELGFQTYFVRYRWQPTVRGLRYEGAEQATLSPEVSQAIEQADMILFGPSNPWMSIAPIMAVPGMRDALLARDVPRVAVTPIVGGQALKGPAAKLMAELGYDVSAAHVAEYYGPLITGFVYDKSDPHISLPGLSTIAFDTIMRVDADKERLAREIVHWVEGYNE, from the coding sequence GTGGCGTTAAACCAGGTAGAAAACCAGGTACAAAATAAACGCGTTGTCGTGATTGTTGGCGGGGTGGGTGGCGTTAAGCTGGCCCTGGGCCTCCAGATGATCTTGCCGCCGGAGCAGCTTACGGTCATCGTCAACACAGGGGATGACTTCTGGCATTATGGCCTGCGCGTTTGCCCGGATATTGATACAGTCCTCTATACTCTGGGTGGCCGTGTCGACCCTGTCAATGGTTGGGGCCTAACAGATGATACACATATAGTCCTGGGTGCTTTGCGTGAGTATGGCGAAGAGGGCTGGTTCGGCCTGGGCGATAAAGACATCGCAACACATATGTTGCGAACGCACCTCCTACGAGAGGGGCACACACTGACCCAAGTCATTGCGTATCTTGCCAAGCAGCAGGGTGTGCGCCCAACCGTTCTGCCGATGACGAATGACCCTGTGGCAACCATTGTTGATACAGAAGAATATGGCGAATTGGGCTTCCAGACGTATTTTGTACGTTATCGCTGGCAGCCTACTGTGCGCGGGCTGCGCTATGAGGGTGCTGAACAAGCGACTCTCTCGCCTGAAGTCAGCCAGGCCATTGAGCAAGCGGATATGATCTTATTCGGCCCTTCGAACCCCTGGATGTCCATTGCGCCGATCATGGCCGTTCCTGGGATGCGAGATGCGCTTTTAGCGCGTGATGTGCCACGTGTGGCTGTGACGCCAATTGTGGGAGGTCAGGCGCTAAAAGGCCCGGCAGCTAAGCTCATGGCTGAACTGGGTTATGATGTCAGCGCGGCACACGTCGCAGAATATTATGGTCCGCTTATTACGGGTTTTGTGTATGATAAAAGTGACCCGCACATATCCTTACCTGGCTTAAGCACGATTGCGTTCGATACGATCATGCGCGTTGATGCCGACAAAGAGCGCCTGGCGCGGGAAATTGTCCATTGGGTAGAAGGATACAATGAATGA
- a CDS encoding nitroreductase family protein: MADSVISNTGIFDAIFTRRSLRRYQPVPVPREHIEQVLTAGIWAPSAHNRQPWRFAVITLEEQKRALAQAMGERLRHDLQADHVPQAIIDADAERSYDRLTSAPVLIVLCLSMADMDTYTDERRNEREFIMAVQSTAMCGQNMLLAAHALGLGACWMCAPLFCPDVVRDALVLPDDWQPQGIITMGYPAQERERTREPLETRVLWR; the protein is encoded by the coding sequence GTGGCTGATTCTGTGATAAGCAATACGGGTATTTTTGATGCGATCTTCACAAGGCGTTCTCTAAGGCGCTACCAACCTGTGCCTGTGCCCCGGGAACATATCGAGCAGGTCCTGACAGCGGGGATATGGGCACCTTCTGCGCATAATCGACAGCCCTGGCGGTTTGCCGTCATCACCCTGGAGGAACAGAAACGGGCCCTGGCTCAAGCGATGGGGGAGCGCCTCCGGCACGATTTGCAGGCCGACCATGTCCCCCAAGCCATCATCGACGCGGATGCAGAACGCTCTTATGACCGCCTGACGAGTGCGCCTGTTTTGATTGTGTTGTGCCTCTCCATGGCGGATATGGATACCTATACGGATGAACGCCGTAATGAAAGAGAGTTCATTATGGCGGTACAGAGTACGGCTATGTGCGGCCAGAATATGCTCTTGGCCGCGCACGCGCTTGGACTTGGCGCTTGCTGGATGTGCGCGCCGCTCTTTTGCCCGGATGTTGTCCGTGATGCCTTGGTGCTGCCTGATGATTGGCAGCCCCAGGGCATCATCACAATGGGCTACCCCGCGCAGGAACGAGAGCGCACGCGTGAACCATTGGAAACGAGGGTGTTGTGGCGTTAA
- the cofE gene encoding coenzyme F420-0:L-glutamate ligase, with translation MPSMTAFALSGVPLVQPGDDLITILKSALEQSQEQLADGDILVVSSKIISKSENRFVDLRTVEPSPAAIELAQKTNKEPELVEVILQESKSVSRAAPGVLVVEHRLGFVSANAGIDHSNIEDSDHRVLLLPLDPDASAAKLRQRIMDELGVTVGIIVSDTHGRPFRRGNVGVAIGIAGLPAIVDLRGGVDLFGRVLVASIQGYADLIASTAHLLCGEANEGRPLVVIRGLDVPSGEGLGADMNRDPASDLYR, from the coding sequence ATGCCGAGTATGACAGCTTTTGCACTCAGCGGTGTTCCGCTGGTGCAGCCAGGTGATGACCTCATCACCATCTTAAAAAGTGCGCTGGAACAAAGCCAAGAACAGCTTGCAGATGGCGACATCCTGGTGGTTTCTTCCAAGATTATCAGCAAGTCGGAGAATCGCTTTGTTGACCTGCGTACTGTAGAACCCTCGCCAGCCGCGATTGAGCTGGCACAAAAGACGAACAAAGAACCGGAACTTGTCGAAGTCATCTTGCAAGAGAGCAAGTCTGTTTCGCGGGCAGCGCCGGGTGTGCTGGTCGTTGAGCATCGGTTGGGGTTTGTCTCGGCCAATGCGGGGATTGACCACTCCAACATTGAAGATTCAGATCATCGTGTTTTGCTCCTGCCGCTGGACCCAGACGCATCTGCTGCTAAACTGCGTCAGCGCATCATGGATGAACTCGGCGTTACGGTGGGTATCATCGTGAGCGATACGCACGGGCGACCATTCCGGCGGGGGAACGTCGGTGTTGCTATCGGCATTGCCGGGTTGCCCGCGATTGTTGACCTGCGCGGCGGGGTCGATTTGTTCGGGCGTGTTCTGGTGGCTTCTATACAAGGATACGCGGATCTGATTGCATCAACGGCGCATCTGCTCTGTGGCGAAGCCAATGAAGGCCGCCCCCTGGTCGTCATTCGTGGGTTGGACGTTCCATCTGGTGAGGGCCTTGGCGCAGATATGAACCGTGATCCAGCCAGCGACTTATACCGTTAG
- the npdG gene encoding NADPH-dependent F420 reductase: MSENDSPLIKSIAVVGGTGKEGSALAKRWALNGYRVIIGSRSADKAEKSAAETNEELNGEYLTGMANEDAVQNAEIIVLSVPYSAHKSTLETIKPYITGKILVDVTVPIQPPNFTTVHVPEGKAASLESQAFLGEDVKVAAAFQNVSFVKLSDPQGDVNCDVLICGDDLGVKQEVMTLVEAAGMRGIDAGPLANAVAVEALTPVILYINKQHKIKSAGIRITGLDD, from the coding sequence GTGTCCGAGAATGATTCCCCGCTTATTAAATCAATTGCTGTCGTTGGTGGAACAGGTAAAGAAGGCTCTGCATTAGCTAAACGTTGGGCGCTGAATGGCTACCGGGTCATTATTGGTTCCCGTAGTGCGGATAAAGCAGAAAAAAGCGCCGCCGAAACCAACGAAGAACTCAATGGTGAATATCTGACAGGCATGGCAAATGAAGATGCTGTCCAGAATGCAGAGATCATCGTCCTGAGCGTGCCTTACAGCGCCCATAAATCTACCTTGGAGACGATCAAGCCGTATATTACGGGCAAAATCCTCGTCGATGTCACGGTGCCCATCCAACCGCCGAACTTTACCACCGTCCATGTGCCAGAAGGCAAAGCCGCCAGCCTGGAATCCCAGGCGTTCCTGGGGGAAGATGTCAAAGTTGCCGCGGCTTTCCAAAATGTGAGCTTCGTCAAATTGTCGGACCCGCAGGGTGATGTCAACTGCGATGTCCTCATCTGTGGCGATGACCTGGGCGTGAAGCAGGAAGTCATGACGTTGGTTGAGGCTGCGGGTATGCGCGGCATTGATGCAGGCCCATTGGCGAATGCAGTCGCTGTTGAAGCGCTTACCCCGGTGATTCTGTACATCAACAAACAACATAAGATTAAATCTGCTGGCATTCGGATTACGGGCCTGGATGATTGA
- the ssnA gene encoding putative aminohydrolase SsnA gives MSALLITHGTLVTWGTENQILSDHAIYIEDGIIQAIGPSPILIKQYPDAIVLDAKGQLVMPGSICAHTHFYGAYSRGMAIPGDPPPDFPAVLNQLWWPLDKALDADSVKASALVCLVDAIKHGTTTLVDHHASPNAIEGSLDIIADAVRDAGLRAVLCYEVTDRDGKEKMHAGIAENVRFMTAASDPLIRGTFGLHASLTLDDDTLRACVDAIPDGGGFHIHVAEHEADEEDSLARSGKRVVQRLDDYGIWRENTIAAHCVHIDETERQILQQRGVWVTHQPRSNMNNGVGAANIDHFMAEGMKLCLGNDGFSNNMWADWKAAYLMHKVVNRDPRRANGADIATMATINNARLVEQFFPEQRIGELSVGAEADIIFVDYKPFTPLTAGNLPWHMIFGFESSMVTSTIVQGRVLMQDRQLLTLDEAEIMAQAFELAPMVWEQYTRNARNALQSG, from the coding sequence ATGTCCGCTTTATTGATTACGCATGGCACGCTTGTAACATGGGGAACAGAAAATCAAATCCTGAGCGATCATGCCATTTACATTGAAGATGGCATCATTCAAGCGATTGGTCCCTCTCCCATACTCATCAAACAATATCCCGATGCAATCGTGTTGGATGCAAAAGGGCAGTTGGTCATGCCCGGTAGCATTTGCGCACATACACATTTCTATGGGGCTTATTCACGCGGTATGGCTATCCCCGGCGACCCACCACCGGATTTCCCCGCCGTCTTAAATCAATTATGGTGGCCGCTGGATAAAGCACTCGATGCAGATTCCGTCAAGGCGAGTGCGCTCGTTTGCCTTGTCGATGCCATCAAGCACGGAACTACCACCTTAGTTGATCATCATGCCAGCCCCAACGCAATTGAAGGCAGCCTCGATATTATTGCGGATGCTGTCCGTGATGCAGGCTTACGAGCCGTACTCTGCTATGAAGTCACAGACCGGGATGGCAAAGAGAAGATGCACGCAGGCATTGCTGAAAATGTGCGCTTCATGACTGCAGCATCGGATCCACTTATACGAGGTACATTTGGCCTGCATGCCAGCCTAACGCTCGATGATGACACGTTGCGAGCTTGTGTTGATGCTATCCCGGATGGGGGCGGTTTTCATATTCACGTAGCTGAGCACGAAGCAGATGAAGAAGACAGCTTGGCGCGCAGTGGTAAGCGCGTTGTACAGCGCCTGGATGATTATGGCATCTGGCGAGAAAACACAATCGCTGCACATTGCGTGCATATTGACGAAACTGAACGTCAGATTTTGCAGCAACGCGGCGTCTGGGTAACACATCAACCGCGTTCTAATATGAACAATGGGGTGGGTGCAGCCAATATTGATCATTTCATGGCAGAAGGTATGAAGCTGTGTTTGGGCAATGATGGCTTTAGTAACAATATGTGGGCAGATTGGAAAGCCGCGTATCTGATGCATAAAGTCGTGAACCGCGATCCGCGCCGCGCAAATGGGGCTGACATCGCCACGATGGCAACGATCAATAATGCGCGCTTGGTAGAGCAGTTCTTCCCAGAACAGCGAATCGGTGAATTGAGCGTGGGTGCGGAAGCGGATATCATCTTCGTGGACTACAAGCCCTTTACGCCGCTCACCGCTGGTAATCTTCCCTGGCACATGATTTTCGGCTTTGAATCTTCCATGGTGACGAGCACGATTGTGCAGGGGCGCGTCCTCATGCAGGATCGCCAATTGCTCACGCTGGATGAAGCTGAGATCATGGCTCAGGCTTTTGAACTCGCGCCAATGGTCTGGGAGCAGTATACGCGCAATGCCCGAAATGCTTTACAATCGGGATAG
- a CDS encoding PLP-dependent cysteine synthase family protein translates to MIAGPTFEEMLHPEKIDPEIRSKALQALKESPLDPINLYNVTWRNADNNVSYVVLPKSLTGVDANIAVIYGKNFPSGSHKVGAAYSVLIEKQLLGEVDPDVHTLVWPSTGNYGIGGAFIGCRMGYDAIVVLPEAMSQERYDRIESYGARIIRTYGSESNVKEIYDEVNRLSEDDNIRVLNQFEVMGNYRFHYHVTGNTVAELAAELASEGIGNGKIAAFVSAMGSAGTIAAGDRLKQIWPDHKIVGLEPIQCPTLYNNGYGAHEIQGIGDKHVTWIHNVLNMDALMCIDDMDCMHALRVFAEPEGRAVLKEQYGLSDELVAEYGDLFGISGMCNIIGAIKTAKYYDMGEEDTIVTVATDSLERYHSSMDNMRAEYGDLTQMQAYANIERIFMGAGTDWIMRGTPDARERWHNLKYYTWVEQQGKTVQELDAQRDPAWWESHQQMVQTIDEKLLAQRQTAPSELA, encoded by the coding sequence ATGATAGCCGGCCCAACGTTTGAAGAAATGCTGCATCCTGAAAAGATCGACCCTGAAATCCGGTCGAAGGCTTTGCAAGCGCTGAAAGAAAGCCCACTGGATCCTATTAATCTCTATAACGTCACCTGGCGCAATGCGGATAACAACGTGTCGTATGTGGTGTTGCCTAAGTCGCTCACGGGCGTAGATGCCAATATCGCCGTGATCTATGGTAAGAATTTTCCGTCGGGCAGCCATAAAGTCGGTGCAGCTTATTCTGTGCTGATTGAAAAGCAACTCCTGGGCGAAGTCGACCCGGATGTGCATACCCTGGTGTGGCCCTCGACGGGGAACTATGGCATTGGCGGCGCCTTCATTGGCTGCCGTATGGGCTACGACGCGATTGTCGTCTTGCCGGAGGCCATGAGCCAAGAGCGGTATGATCGCATCGAAAGTTATGGCGCACGCATCATCCGCACCTATGGCAGCGAGAGCAACGTTAAAGAGATTTACGATGAAGTCAACCGCCTGAGCGAAGATGACAACATCCGCGTGCTGAACCAGTTTGAAGTGATGGGTAACTATCGCTTTCATTATCATGTGACCGGGAATACCGTCGCGGAATTGGCGGCGGAATTGGCGAGCGAGGGCATCGGCAATGGCAAGATTGCTGCTTTCGTCAGCGCGATGGGTAGTGCCGGGACGATTGCTGCCGGAGATCGCCTTAAGCAGATCTGGCCCGATCACAAAATCGTGGGTCTGGAGCCGATCCAGTGCCCCACATTGTATAACAATGGGTATGGCGCGCACGAAATCCAGGGTATTGGCGATAAACACGTGACCTGGATTCATAATGTGTTGAATATGGATGCCTTAATGTGCATTGATGACATGGATTGCATGCATGCATTGCGCGTCTTCGCAGAGCCAGAAGGGCGTGCTGTCCTGAAAGAGCAATATGGCCTGAGTGATGAATTGGTGGCGGAATATGGCGATCTATTCGGCATCAGTGGCATGTGTAACATCATCGGTGCCATCAAAACAGCCAAATACTATGATATGGGCGAAGAGGATACTATCGTCACTGTGGCGACGGATTCCTTAGAGCGCTATCACTCCTCAATGGATAATATGCGTGCTGAGTATGGGGACCTGACGCAAATGCAGGCTTACGCCAACATCGAGCGTATTTTTATGGGTGCTGGTACAGATTGGATTATGCGTGGGACGCCGGATGCTCGTGAGCGCTGGCACAACCTCAAATACTATACCTGGGTCGAACAGCAGGGTAAAACGGTGCAAGAATTGGATGCCCAGCGTGACCCCGCCTGGTGGGAATCCCATCAACAGATGGTCCAGACCATTGACGAAAAGTTGCTCGCACAGCGCCAAACCGCTCCGTCAGAGTTGGCATAA
- a CDS encoding glycosyltransferase family 2 protein gives MTRPTISIVAPVYNEEEILPKFYERVQSVMNAEGSDWELILVNDGSRDRSPEIMMTIAEGDPHVKVVSFARNFGHQVAVTAGIDHAQGQAVVLIDADLQDPPEVIPELIAKWREGYDVVYAVRKQREGESWFKLTTAKLFYRTLYRITDVAIPLDTGDFRLMDEKVAQVLRDMREHNRFIRGMTSWVGFKQTGVDYVRHAREAGVTKYPFRKMVNFALDAVTSFSYFPLQIMVYLAGFLGVMAIVVAIVIATLRLTLGEEFFGGQATTIVLLMLLSSFQLFFLFIIGQYVARIYDETRNRPLYVVARRSGFDEEVPAADTSARLGTGRAIGIKEQMSQPEPDTQQVAD, from the coding sequence ATGACCAGACCGACTATTTCGATTGTCGCCCCAGTTTATAATGAGGAAGAAATCCTACCTAAATTCTATGAGCGTGTTCAATCTGTGATGAATGCGGAAGGCAGCGATTGGGAACTCATCCTGGTGAATGATGGCAGTCGTGATCGCTCGCCGGAAATTATGATGACGATTGCGGAAGGTGACCCGCACGTCAAAGTCGTGAGCTTTGCGCGTAATTTTGGTCATCAGGTGGCTGTCACCGCCGGGATTGATCATGCTCAGGGGCAGGCTGTCGTCTTAATTGATGCGGATTTGCAAGACCCGCCAGAAGTCATTCCGGAGTTGATTGCTAAATGGCGAGAGGGCTATGACGTGGTCTATGCTGTGCGTAAACAGCGCGAGGGCGAAAGCTGGTTTAAGCTGACGACGGCGAAGCTGTTCTATCGCACGCTGTACCGCATCACTGATGTGGCTATTCCGCTGGATACGGGTGATTTCCGCCTTATGGATGAGAAGGTCGCCCAGGTATTGCGGGATATGCGCGAGCATAATCGCTTTATCCGGGGTATGACGAGTTGGGTTGGCTTTAAGCAGACGGGCGTCGATTATGTGCGCCATGCGCGCGAAGCTGGCGTGACCAAATACCCGTTCCGCAAGATGGTAAACTTCGCCCTGGATGCCGTGACGAGCTTTTCTTATTTCCCGCTGCAGATCATGGTCTATCTGGCGGGTTTCCTGGGGGTGATGGCGATTGTGGTCGCCATTGTGATTGCGACACTGCGCCTGACCCTTGGCGAAGAATTCTTCGGTGGGCAGGCTACGACAATTGTGCTGCTCATGCTGTTGAGTTCGTTCCAGTTGTTTTTTCTGTTCATCATCGGGCAATATGTGGCCCGCATCTACGACGAAACGCGCAACCGGCCCCTTTATGTGGTGGCGCGTCGCAGCGGCTTTGATGAGGAAGTCCCAGCCGCTGATACGTCTGCGCGCCTGGGGACAGGCCGTGCTATAGGGATAAAAGAACAGATGTCACAGCCAGAACCGGATACTCAACAAGTTGCGGATTAA
- the thrC gene encoding threonine synthase: MTDYILKCVLCGREFDDINTVHYTCPDCGEAGTLDVLYDYEVIRQSVTPMDIAFTPERNIWRYRPLLPVDPSEDVPLLSNSVGCTPMYEAARVADALGVARVSLKDDGRNPTGSLKDRASALVTTLAMSANVPIVATASTGNAAAALAGIVASVPNMRAVIFVPASAPEAKIAQLLVYGADVVLVEGSYDVAFDLCMQISRENGWYSRNTGVNPYTTEGKKTVALEISEQLNWVVPDAVVVSVGDGSIISGIYKGFWDLLQLGWIERMPRIIGVQAEGSSPLVKAWQAGTAGEDMQPVEAHTVADSISAGLPRDRVKALRAVRETDGAYVAVTDEAIIAAIPELAQLSGVFVEPAAAAAFAGARIAVQSQIIHPHEHIALLLTGTGLKDVRRAQQSVQPVTSVPPTVDDVRAYLRKQSLL, translated from the coding sequence ATGACCGATTATATTCTAAAGTGCGTCCTCTGTGGGCGTGAATTCGATGATATCAACACTGTTCACTATACCTGCCCAGATTGTGGCGAAGCTGGCACGCTTGATGTGCTCTATGATTACGAGGTAATCCGGCAGTCCGTCACGCCGATGGATATCGCCTTCACGCCGGAGCGCAATATCTGGCGATACCGGCCCCTGCTGCCGGTGGACCCTTCTGAAGATGTGCCCCTGTTGAGTAACAGCGTTGGCTGTACGCCCATGTACGAAGCGGCTCGCGTTGCGGACGCGTTGGGCGTGGCACGTGTTTCGCTCAAAGACGATGGTCGCAACCCGACTGGCTCTCTCAAGGACCGTGCCAGTGCCCTTGTGACGACCTTGGCTATGTCTGCGAATGTGCCCATTGTCGCGACGGCCAGCACCGGGAATGCGGCGGCGGCCCTCGCCGGGATTGTGGCTTCTGTGCCGAATATGCGCGCTGTGATCTTCGTGCCAGCCAGTGCGCCAGAGGCGAAGATCGCCCAATTGCTGGTTTATGGTGCTGATGTGGTACTGGTTGAAGGTAGCTATGATGTCGCCTTTGATCTGTGCATGCAGATTAGCCGGGAAAACGGATGGTACAGCCGCAACACAGGCGTTAATCCCTATACGACTGAGGGGAAGAAAACGGTTGCGCTGGAGATTTCCGAGCAGCTTAACTGGGTGGTTCCAGATGCCGTGGTCGTTAGTGTGGGGGATGGCAGCATCATCAGCGGCATTTATAAAGGCTTCTGGGATTTGCTGCAATTAGGCTGGATCGAGAGGATGCCGCGTATTATCGGTGTACAAGCAGAAGGAAGTTCACCCCTCGTCAAAGCATGGCAGGCGGGAACTGCTGGAGAAGATATGCAGCCTGTTGAGGCACATACCGTTGCCGATAGTATTTCTGCTGGGTTGCCAAGGGACCGTGTTAAGGCGCTGAGAGCCGTCCGGGAGACGGATGGTGCATATGTTGCTGTGACGGATGAGGCTATCATTGCCGCTATCCCAGAGCTCGCCCAGCTCTCTGGTGTCTTCGTGGAGCCAGCGGCGGCTGCCGCTTTTGCCGGGGCGCGAATTGCTGTACAATCTCAAATAATCCATCCACACGAACACATTGCACTTTTGTTGACGGGAACGGGCTTGAAGGACGTTCGCAGAGCACAGCAATCAGTGCAGCCTGTTACCAGTGTGCCGCCAACGGTTGACGATGTGCGCGCATATCTACGGAAGCAATCACTGTTATGA
- a CDS encoding HIT family protein encodes MAPMIYSHAPAGYDCPFCRIVAGDRDMLTQPEDIILQTETVTAFIASHWWPRNRGHVLIIPNEHIENLYAMPFETGAHILATARRIALAFKAVYHCDGISTRQHNEPAGNQEVFHYHLHVFPRYKHDLLYMLSPFRHRTTPQERLPYAEKLRRYLTQEEESE; translated from the coding sequence ATGGCTCCTATGATCTACAGCCATGCCCCCGCTGGTTATGATTGCCCTTTTTGCAGGATCGTCGCTGGCGATAGAGACATGCTCACCCAGCCGGAAGATATCATCCTGCAAACGGAGACTGTGACCGCTTTTATTGCCTCGCACTGGTGGCCGCGCAATAGAGGGCATGTGCTCATCATACCCAATGAACATATTGAAAATCTGTACGCCATGCCGTTTGAGACTGGCGCGCATATCCTGGCCACAGCTCGGCGGATTGCCCTGGCATTCAAGGCCGTTTATCACTGTGATGGCATCTCCACGCGGCAGCATAATGAGCCAGCAGGCAACCAGGAAGTCTTTCATTATCATTTGCATGTTTTCCCGCGCTATAAGCATGATTTGCTCTATATGTTGTCGCCTTTTCGGCATCGCACAACGCCCCAGGAGCGCTTGCCCTATGCGGAAAAACTGCGTCGTTATCTCACTCAGGAAGAAGAATCTGAATGA
- the arcC gene encoding carbamate kinase, with translation MIEKLAIVAIGGNSLIEDPADPGIARQWDAARRTCRNIAEMIADGWHVIVTHGNGPQVGYIVRRGEIAAREGIHDVPLDLVVADTQGSIGYMLSQALDNSLRRLGMNRTVASVVTQVRVDPDDPAFQNPTKPIGAFMTEEEARKYADQGWDVMEDAGRGWRRVVASPKPLAIQEINAIQALMLSGYVVVACGGGGVPVVRNEYGSLRGVYAVIDKDRSSALLAQTLRADLLIISTGVEKVCLDYNTPHQRDLDTITMQEAVQYMQEGHFAKGSMLPKIEAAVDFVQTGGPRAIITNPANLRRALHGETGTHIVPGFGGGAD, from the coding sequence ATGATTGAAAAATTGGCAATTGTCGCAATTGGTGGCAATTCACTGATTGAGGACCCTGCTGACCCTGGCATTGCACGCCAATGGGATGCTGCCCGCCGGACCTGCCGTAATATTGCGGAGATGATTGCAGATGGTTGGCATGTGATTGTGACGCATGGCAATGGGCCGCAGGTGGGTTACATCGTGCGCCGGGGGGAGATTGCCGCGCGTGAGGGGATTCATGATGTGCCGCTTGATCTGGTCGTTGCAGATACGCAGGGCAGCATCGGCTATATGCTCTCGCAGGCGCTGGATAACTCCCTGCGCCGCCTGGGAATGAACCGCACGGTCGCCAGCGTGGTCACACAGGTGCGTGTGGACCCGGATGACCCCGCATTCCAGAACCCGACCAAACCCATTGGCGCTTTTATGACTGAGGAAGAAGCTCGTAAATATGCCGACCAGGGCTGGGACGTCATGGAAGACGCAGGCCGGGGTTGGCGTCGTGTCGTTGCCTCGCCGAAGCCGCTGGCAATCCAGGAGATTAACGCGATTCAGGCACTCATGCTGAGCGGTTATGTGGTTGTGGCCTGTGGTGGCGGTGGAGTGCCTGTCGTCCGTAATGAATATGGTAGCTTGCGCGGGGTCTATGCGGTCATTGATAAAGACCGTTCCAGCGCCTTACTGGCACAGACGCTGCGCGCCGATTTGCTCATAATCTCCACGGGCGTTGAAAAAGTCTGCCTGGATTACAACACGCCCCATCAGCGCGACCTGGATACAATCACCATGCAGGAAGCAGTGCAATATATGCAGGAAGGGCACTTTGCCAAAGGCAGTATGCTGCCCAAGATTGAAGCTGCTGTAGATTTCGTACAGACAGGTGGGCCGCGCGCAATCATCACCAATCCTGCTAATTTGAGGCGAGCACTGCACGGCGAGACGGGCACGCATATCGTCCCCGGTTTTGGGGGTGGGGCAGACTAA